From Homalodisca vitripennis isolate AUS2020 chromosome 1, UT_GWSS_2.1, whole genome shotgun sequence, the proteins below share one genomic window:
- the LOC124361834 gene encoding leucine-rich repeat-containing G-protein coupled receptor 6-like isoform X2, whose protein sequence is MGKIYFGSHETVIRMLWEILIISVILQVPPTVKGCTSSCTCHQDSIDCSSRLLTSVPHDLSPELHIGPQEGSLLPDTTTTVTTLNLANNQLQELPTSLISERLPHLRTLDLSNNKIQDIYKIQSVVLSKELLYLKLGSNPIKNLGFNSDNVLYSQSVFHLDISDCNINSITNPVTFMYMLNLTHLDLSGNPLVVIDHLFSTTLSHLDLSRCLLGLNDKGIREETFTSLPKLEFLNLTMNAHLTTFSFSKPLSSSLLHLESSYCALEKLDLRSFPNLQHAILKGNVIKILYNNMLSNNENLQNLDISENSIHRIELNAFMGGKSLRNLDLSLNLLSELNWSSFHHTPQLGYLNISRNLFVFLDEIPIPSLLSLDASKCDIIKLSPRFLAKTQDIRFLNLSHNSIEKLPRRLTSRTLLSLDLSFCRIFDIPDETFQELPSLVNLDLTGNRLTTLKNSLLDHLVNIRELNLLNNPWHCDCTDLEFQKLWKYLSSYPAKSKHLKLLMCHSPKEHAGISWEKSCFASLTSDGKTPKTKAWMSFLVPFLTLCCLLAVLVVIRQAYISHALEVQHRENVNQRQRNSPSGAFPPRVPVHFFDEDLERGIQLSVNESTQRSPIRELSKLPSYEEALLLPKLQDREDLQKIAKKYEDSDRFERSANEDSQSPILGSNQVEEATNHPSTSSQ, encoded by the exons ATGGGAAA GATTTACTTTGGTAGTCATGAAACAGTCATTAGAATGTTATGGGAGATATTGATCATCTCGGTGATACTACAAGTACCTCCAACAGTCAAAGGCTGTACCAGTAGCTGCACTTGTCATCAGGATTCTATTGACTGCTCTTCCAGGCTCCTGACTAGTGTACCTCATGATCTGTCTCCTGAG CTCCACATCGGACCACAGGAAGGATCTCTACTGCCTGATACAACCACGACTGTCACCACCTTGAACCTTGCAAACAACCAGTTGCAGGAGCTTCCAACCTCGTTGATTTCTGAACGGCTCCCTCACTTACGAACTTTAGACTtgtcaaacaataaaattcaagatatttataaaatccaaAGTGTTGTTCTAAGTAAGGAACTGCTCTACTTGAAACTTGGCTCCAATCCTATAAAGAATTTGGGATTCAACTCTGACAATGTGCTCTACAGCCAGTCTGTTTTTCACTTGGACATTTCTGATTGCAACATCAACTCCATTACGAACCCAGTCACGTTCATGTACATGTTGAACTTGACCCACCTGGACCTGTCTGGCAATCCATTGGTCGTCATAGACCACTTGTTCTCTACCACACTCAGCCATCTGGATCTTTCACGATGCCTCTTGGGTCTCAATGACAAAGGTATTAGAGAAGAAACATTCACAAGTTTACCAAAgctagaatttttaaatttaaccatgAATGCCCACTtaacaacattttctttttccAAACCACTGTCTTCCTCACTTCTACATTTGGAATCATCATATTGTGCTTTAGAAAAGTTGGATTTGCGATCTTTCCCTAACTTGCAACACGCAATACTGAaaggaaatgttataaaaattctctataaCAATATGCTttctaataatgaaaatttgCAAAATCTTGACATCTCTGAGAATTCAATTCATCGTATTGAGCTAAACGCCTTTATGGGAGGCAAGTCCCTAAGGAATCTTGATTTGTCATTGAATCTCTTATCAGAACTAAACTGGAGCTCTTTTCATCACACTCCCCAGCTagggtatttaaatatttcaagaaatttatttgtttttttggatGAAATTCCAATACCATCATTACTTAGTTTGGATGCCAGTAAGTGTGATATCATAAAATTAAGCCCAAGGTTTCTAGCTAAAACACAAGATATTAGATTCTTAAATTTGTCTCATAATTCTATTGAGAAACTACCGAGAAGACTAACATCCAGGACATTACTTAGTCTGGACCTTAGCTTCTGTAggatatttgacattccagatgAAACTTTTCAAGAACTTCCCTCTCTTGTTAATTTAGATTTAACAGGAAATCGCCTAACAACTTTAAAGAATAGTTTACTAGATCACCTCGTGAACATTAGAGAGCTCAATTTACTGAACAATCCATGGCACTGTGATTGCACTGATTTAGAATTCCAAAAATTATGGAAGTATCTTTCTTCTTACCCAGCAAAGAGCAAACATCTTAAACTCCTCATGTGTCACTCCCCGAAAGAACATGCTGGAATTTCATGGGAAAAAAGTTGCTTTGCAAGTTTAACATCAGATGGGAAGACACCTAAAACTAAAGCATGGATGTCATTTTTGGTTCCATTCCTCACCCTGTGTTGTTTATTGGCAGTTCTGGTAGTTATCCGTCAAGCTTATATCTCTCATGCACTGGAAGTACAGCACAGAGAGAACGTGAACCAGAGGCAAAGAAACTCTCCAAGTGGAGCATTTCCCCCAAGAGTTCCTGTTCACTTTTTCGATGAGGACTTGGAGAGAGGGATACAACTCTCTGTTAATGAGTCAACACAAAGATCACCCATAAGGGAACTGTCGAAACTGCCAAGTTATGAAGAGGCTTTGCTCTTGCCCAAACTTCAAGATAGAGAAGATCTacaaaaaattgctaaaaaatatGAAGACAGTGATAGATTTGAGAGGTCTGCGAATGAAGATTCACAGTCACCTATTCTAGGAAGCAATCAAGTAGAGGAGGCTACCAACCACCCCTCTACTTCTAGTCAGTGA
- the LOC124361834 gene encoding leucine-rich repeat-containing G-protein coupled receptor 6-like isoform X3, which produces MLWEILIISVILQVPPTVKGCTSSCTCHQDSIDCSSRLLTSVPHDLSPELHIGPQEGSLLPDTTTTVTTLNLANNQLQELPTSLISERLPHLRTLDLSNNKIQDIYKIQSVVLSKELLYLKLGSNPIKNLGFNSDNVLYSQSVFHLDISDCNINSITNPVTFMYMLNLTHLDLSGNPLVVIDHLFSTTLSHLDLSRCLLGLNDKGIREETFTSLPKLEFLNLTMNAHLTTFSFSKPLSSSLLHLESSYCALEKLDLRSFPNLQHAILKGNVIKILYNNMLSNNENLQNLDISENSIHRIELNAFMGGKSLRNLDLSLNLLSELNWSSFHHTPQLGYLNISRNLFVFLDEIPIPSLLSLDASKCDIIKLSPRFLAKTQDIRFLNLSHNSIEKLPRRLTSRTLLSLDLSFCRIFDIPDETFQELPSLVNLDLTGNRLTTLKNSLLDHLVNIRELNLLNNPWHCDCTDLEFQKLWKYLSSYPAKSKHLKLLMCHSPKEHAGISWEKSCFASLTSDGKTPKTKAWMSFLVPFLTLCCLLAVLVVIRQAYISHALEVQHRENVNQRQRNSPSGAFPPRVPVHFFDEDLERGIQLSVNESTQRSPIRELSKLPSYEEALLLPKLQDREDLQKIAKKYEDSDRFERSANEDSQSPILGSNQVEEATNHPSTSSQ; this is translated from the exons ATGTTATGGGAGATATTGATCATCTCGGTGATACTACAAGTACCTCCAACAGTCAAAGGCTGTACCAGTAGCTGCACTTGTCATCAGGATTCTATTGACTGCTCTTCCAGGCTCCTGACTAGTGTACCTCATGATCTGTCTCCTGAG CTCCACATCGGACCACAGGAAGGATCTCTACTGCCTGATACAACCACGACTGTCACCACCTTGAACCTTGCAAACAACCAGTTGCAGGAGCTTCCAACCTCGTTGATTTCTGAACGGCTCCCTCACTTACGAACTTTAGACTtgtcaaacaataaaattcaagatatttataaaatccaaAGTGTTGTTCTAAGTAAGGAACTGCTCTACTTGAAACTTGGCTCCAATCCTATAAAGAATTTGGGATTCAACTCTGACAATGTGCTCTACAGCCAGTCTGTTTTTCACTTGGACATTTCTGATTGCAACATCAACTCCATTACGAACCCAGTCACGTTCATGTACATGTTGAACTTGACCCACCTGGACCTGTCTGGCAATCCATTGGTCGTCATAGACCACTTGTTCTCTACCACACTCAGCCATCTGGATCTTTCACGATGCCTCTTGGGTCTCAATGACAAAGGTATTAGAGAAGAAACATTCACAAGTTTACCAAAgctagaatttttaaatttaaccatgAATGCCCACTtaacaacattttctttttccAAACCACTGTCTTCCTCACTTCTACATTTGGAATCATCATATTGTGCTTTAGAAAAGTTGGATTTGCGATCTTTCCCTAACTTGCAACACGCAATACTGAaaggaaatgttataaaaattctctataaCAATATGCTttctaataatgaaaatttgCAAAATCTTGACATCTCTGAGAATTCAATTCATCGTATTGAGCTAAACGCCTTTATGGGAGGCAAGTCCCTAAGGAATCTTGATTTGTCATTGAATCTCTTATCAGAACTAAACTGGAGCTCTTTTCATCACACTCCCCAGCTagggtatttaaatatttcaagaaatttatttgtttttttggatGAAATTCCAATACCATCATTACTTAGTTTGGATGCCAGTAAGTGTGATATCATAAAATTAAGCCCAAGGTTTCTAGCTAAAACACAAGATATTAGATTCTTAAATTTGTCTCATAATTCTATTGAGAAACTACCGAGAAGACTAACATCCAGGACATTACTTAGTCTGGACCTTAGCTTCTGTAggatatttgacattccagatgAAACTTTTCAAGAACTTCCCTCTCTTGTTAATTTAGATTTAACAGGAAATCGCCTAACAACTTTAAAGAATAGTTTACTAGATCACCTCGTGAACATTAGAGAGCTCAATTTACTGAACAATCCATGGCACTGTGATTGCACTGATTTAGAATTCCAAAAATTATGGAAGTATCTTTCTTCTTACCCAGCAAAGAGCAAACATCTTAAACTCCTCATGTGTCACTCCCCGAAAGAACATGCTGGAATTTCATGGGAAAAAAGTTGCTTTGCAAGTTTAACATCAGATGGGAAGACACCTAAAACTAAAGCATGGATGTCATTTTTGGTTCCATTCCTCACCCTGTGTTGTTTATTGGCAGTTCTGGTAGTTATCCGTCAAGCTTATATCTCTCATGCACTGGAAGTACAGCACAGAGAGAACGTGAACCAGAGGCAAAGAAACTCTCCAAGTGGAGCATTTCCCCCAAGAGTTCCTGTTCACTTTTTCGATGAGGACTTGGAGAGAGGGATACAACTCTCTGTTAATGAGTCAACACAAAGATCACCCATAAGGGAACTGTCGAAACTGCCAAGTTATGAAGAGGCTTTGCTCTTGCCCAAACTTCAAGATAGAGAAGATCTacaaaaaattgctaaaaaatatGAAGACAGTGATAGATTTGAGAGGTCTGCGAATGAAGATTCACAGTCACCTATTCTAGGAAGCAATCAAGTAGAGGAGGCTACCAACCACCCCTCTACTTCTAGTCAGTGA
- the LOC124361834 gene encoding leucine-rich repeat-containing G-protein coupled receptor 6-like isoform X1 translates to MHYLLFSRIYFGSHETVIRMLWEILIISVILQVPPTVKGCTSSCTCHQDSIDCSSRLLTSVPHDLSPELHIGPQEGSLLPDTTTTVTTLNLANNQLQELPTSLISERLPHLRTLDLSNNKIQDIYKIQSVVLSKELLYLKLGSNPIKNLGFNSDNVLYSQSVFHLDISDCNINSITNPVTFMYMLNLTHLDLSGNPLVVIDHLFSTTLSHLDLSRCLLGLNDKGIREETFTSLPKLEFLNLTMNAHLTTFSFSKPLSSSLLHLESSYCALEKLDLRSFPNLQHAILKGNVIKILYNNMLSNNENLQNLDISENSIHRIELNAFMGGKSLRNLDLSLNLLSELNWSSFHHTPQLGYLNISRNLFVFLDEIPIPSLLSLDASKCDIIKLSPRFLAKTQDIRFLNLSHNSIEKLPRRLTSRTLLSLDLSFCRIFDIPDETFQELPSLVNLDLTGNRLTTLKNSLLDHLVNIRELNLLNNPWHCDCTDLEFQKLWKYLSSYPAKSKHLKLLMCHSPKEHAGISWEKSCFASLTSDGKTPKTKAWMSFLVPFLTLCCLLAVLVVIRQAYISHALEVQHRENVNQRQRNSPSGAFPPRVPVHFFDEDLERGIQLSVNESTQRSPIRELSKLPSYEEALLLPKLQDREDLQKIAKKYEDSDRFERSANEDSQSPILGSNQVEEATNHPSTSSQ, encoded by the exons ATGCATTATCTCTTGTTTTCTAGGATTTACTTTGGTAGTCATGAAACAGTCATTAGAATGTTATGGGAGATATTGATCATCTCGGTGATACTACAAGTACCTCCAACAGTCAAAGGCTGTACCAGTAGCTGCACTTGTCATCAGGATTCTATTGACTGCTCTTCCAGGCTCCTGACTAGTGTACCTCATGATCTGTCTCCTGAG CTCCACATCGGACCACAGGAAGGATCTCTACTGCCTGATACAACCACGACTGTCACCACCTTGAACCTTGCAAACAACCAGTTGCAGGAGCTTCCAACCTCGTTGATTTCTGAACGGCTCCCTCACTTACGAACTTTAGACTtgtcaaacaataaaattcaagatatttataaaatccaaAGTGTTGTTCTAAGTAAGGAACTGCTCTACTTGAAACTTGGCTCCAATCCTATAAAGAATTTGGGATTCAACTCTGACAATGTGCTCTACAGCCAGTCTGTTTTTCACTTGGACATTTCTGATTGCAACATCAACTCCATTACGAACCCAGTCACGTTCATGTACATGTTGAACTTGACCCACCTGGACCTGTCTGGCAATCCATTGGTCGTCATAGACCACTTGTTCTCTACCACACTCAGCCATCTGGATCTTTCACGATGCCTCTTGGGTCTCAATGACAAAGGTATTAGAGAAGAAACATTCACAAGTTTACCAAAgctagaatttttaaatttaaccatgAATGCCCACTtaacaacattttctttttccAAACCACTGTCTTCCTCACTTCTACATTTGGAATCATCATATTGTGCTTTAGAAAAGTTGGATTTGCGATCTTTCCCTAACTTGCAACACGCAATACTGAaaggaaatgttataaaaattctctataaCAATATGCTttctaataatgaaaatttgCAAAATCTTGACATCTCTGAGAATTCAATTCATCGTATTGAGCTAAACGCCTTTATGGGAGGCAAGTCCCTAAGGAATCTTGATTTGTCATTGAATCTCTTATCAGAACTAAACTGGAGCTCTTTTCATCACACTCCCCAGCTagggtatttaaatatttcaagaaatttatttgtttttttggatGAAATTCCAATACCATCATTACTTAGTTTGGATGCCAGTAAGTGTGATATCATAAAATTAAGCCCAAGGTTTCTAGCTAAAACACAAGATATTAGATTCTTAAATTTGTCTCATAATTCTATTGAGAAACTACCGAGAAGACTAACATCCAGGACATTACTTAGTCTGGACCTTAGCTTCTGTAggatatttgacattccagatgAAACTTTTCAAGAACTTCCCTCTCTTGTTAATTTAGATTTAACAGGAAATCGCCTAACAACTTTAAAGAATAGTTTACTAGATCACCTCGTGAACATTAGAGAGCTCAATTTACTGAACAATCCATGGCACTGTGATTGCACTGATTTAGAATTCCAAAAATTATGGAAGTATCTTTCTTCTTACCCAGCAAAGAGCAAACATCTTAAACTCCTCATGTGTCACTCCCCGAAAGAACATGCTGGAATTTCATGGGAAAAAAGTTGCTTTGCAAGTTTAACATCAGATGGGAAGACACCTAAAACTAAAGCATGGATGTCATTTTTGGTTCCATTCCTCACCCTGTGTTGTTTATTGGCAGTTCTGGTAGTTATCCGTCAAGCTTATATCTCTCATGCACTGGAAGTACAGCACAGAGAGAACGTGAACCAGAGGCAAAGAAACTCTCCAAGTGGAGCATTTCCCCCAAGAGTTCCTGTTCACTTTTTCGATGAGGACTTGGAGAGAGGGATACAACTCTCTGTTAATGAGTCAACACAAAGATCACCCATAAGGGAACTGTCGAAACTGCCAAGTTATGAAGAGGCTTTGCTCTTGCCCAAACTTCAAGATAGAGAAGATCTacaaaaaattgctaaaaaatatGAAGACAGTGATAGATTTGAGAGGTCTGCGAATGAAGATTCACAGTCACCTATTCTAGGAAGCAATCAAGTAGAGGAGGCTACCAACCACCCCTCTACTTCTAGTCAGTGA